In Cervus elaphus chromosome 5, mCerEla1.1, whole genome shotgun sequence, the following proteins share a genomic window:
- the SEPTIN9 gene encoding septin-9 isoform X6 produces the protein MADTPRDASLKQPPMPRNEKAPVDFGYVGIDSILEQMRRKAMKQGFEFNIMVVGQSGLGKSTLINTLFKSKISRKSVQPTSEERIPKTIEIKSITHDIEEKGVRMKLTVIDTPGFGDHINNENCWQPIMKFINDQYEKYLQEEVNINRKKRIPDTRVHCCLYFIPATGHSLRPLDIEFMKRLSKVVNIVPVIAKADTLTLEERVYFKQRITADLLSNGIDVYPQKEFDEDSEDRLVNEKFREMIPFAVVGSDHEYQVNGKRILGRKTKWGTIEVENTTHCEFAYLRDLLIRTHMQNIKDITSTIHFEAYRVKRLHEGSSAVANGVEEKAPEAQEM, from the exons ATGGCCGACACCCCCAGAGATGCCTCACTCAAGCAGCCGCCCATGCCGCGGAACGAGAAGGCCCCCGTGGACTTCGGCTATGTGGGGATCGACTCCATCCTGGAGCAGATGCGCAGGAAGGCCATGAAGCAGGGCTTCGAGTTCAACATCATGGTGGTGG GGCAGAGCGGCTTGGGAAAGTCCACCTTGATCAACACCCTCTTCAAATCCAAGATCAGCCGGAAGTCAGTGCAGCCCACCTCAGAGGAGCGCATCCCTAAGACCATTGAGATCAAGTCCATCACACATG ATATTGAGGAGAAGGGCGTCCGCATGAAGCTGACGGTCATCGACACGCCGGGCTTCGGGGACCACATCAACAATGAGAACTG CTGGCAGCCCATCATGAAGTTCATCAACGACCAGTACGAGAAGTACCTGCAAGAGGAGGTCAACATCAACCGGAAGAAGCGCATCCCGGACACCCGCGTCCACTGCTGCCTGTACTTCATCCCCGCCACCGGCCACTC CCTCAGGCCCCTGGACATCGAGTTCATGAAGCGCCTGAGCAAAGTGGTCAACATCGTCCCGGTCATCGCCAAGGCTGACACGCTGACCCTGGAGGAGAGGGTCTACTTCAAACAGCGG ATCACTGCGGACCTGCTGTCCAATGGCATTGACGTGTACCCCCAGAAGGAGTTTGACGAGGACTCTGAGGACCGGCTGGTGAACGAGAAGTTCCGG GAGATGATCCCGTTTGCTGTGGTGGGCAGTGACCACGAGTACCAAGTGAATGGGAAGaggatccttggaaggaaaaccaaGTGGGGCACCATCGAAG TCGAGAACACCACTCACTGTGAGTTTGCTTACCTGCGGGACCTCCTTATCAG GACACACATGCAGAACATCAAAGACATCACCAGCACCATCCACTTCGAGGCCTACCGCGTGAAGCGTCTGCACGAGGGAAGCAGCGCCGTGGCCAACGGCGTCGAGGAGAAGGCTCCTGAAGCCCAGGAGATGTAG